The region GTTTCATTCCAAGTTTAAAACCTATAAACGCTATTATTGATGTTAAAATGTCTGATAAGGTATGTGCAGCTTCTGCAATAAGTGCAGTACTTCCTGATAACATTCCCACGATAAAATTAAATGTGGTAAGTAATATGTTTCCGAATATTCCAACGTAAGCCGCTTTTTTGCCTATCTGTTCCCTTTGTAATTTAGTTTTCATGTTCAAATCTCCAACTTCTTCTATGTATGAACACATATTCATATGAACATATATAAACCTTTGCTCAAGAAATGTTGAATACAATTACAGTAAAATTTATAATTAATCAAATGAACAAATATTCACATGAAAGAAGATGCATGCGACATTGAAGAACCTGATGAAGAAACAGTAAATGAAATTAAATCCAAAATGCTTGAAGAGGGCACCATTTTAAAGATAACAGATGGCTTTAAAACCATAAGTGACCCTACAAGGCTAAAAATACTTTATGCATTATCCCTAAAAGATTTATGTGTCTGTGACTTAGCTTCATTACTGGGCATGAGCCAATCTGCCATATCTCATCAACTTAGAGTGTTAAGGGATAAGAATATGGTTAGCTTTAAAAAAGAAGGTAAAATGGCACGTTATTACATTGCAGATGACCATGTAATGAACTTCATTAAAATGGGAGTAGAACACGCTCAAGAGTAATTAATCATTGAAACAATAAAATGAAACTAAATCAAAAGAAAGATTATAATCTTATAACATAGAGTGATATAATGAGAGTTGGACTTGTAGTATTAGTGGTACTAATTTTAAGCATTGTAATGGTATCGGGGTGTACTAGTAGTGAGAAGGTTTAGAAAGTGAAGTGTACTTCTTGTGGAAGTAATAATACATACTTACTGGAGTTAGTGGCTTTAAAACAGCAGAACCCATAAGTGGAGAAAACGTCTTTATCAGTGTGCTGATTGCAATACTACATTACAGGCTACCGTGCCATGATATACGTCAGGGGCATGACAACCCAGTCTATTCTCAAGTTTTTATAATTTTATGGACCTTCTTCATTTCCCATGTGAACCCGACTATTTATACCCATATTTTGATGAAGCCATGTTGAAAGAGTTACTGTGTTATGTTTAGTTGTGGAGTACTGTGTTTCAGTATAAGTCATTTCTTGTCGGTCAGGTTCAGAAGCTCTGAACCATCCGATTATCTTATTTTCAGGCCAGTAAACCACAACATAATCAAGGACTTGTTGATAAACATCATATGTTCTGGTCTTAATATTACCATTAGTATCATAACCATAACCTGAGTATGTTTTTTTCCCTAAATGATTTTCATACTGATTAACTCGAATTATTAAAGTTAATTGTTTAGAACGATCATTGGTAATATTAAGGTCACGACCATTAGGAGTAGAATTAGTTTTACCCAATTCTCCCATACCGAGTTCAATAACAGTACCTTGTGGTGTAAAATTTCTTAATTGTTCACCTTTTGTTTTGTTATATTCTATAACATTGGGTAAAATTAGTGTATTGTAGTCTTGAGTTGTAAGAGCTTTAGAATTAACCGATGAGCTATTACCAGAATCACCGCATCCTGATATACTAATAACTCCCAAAACTAAAAGTAAAATTAATATTAGAGCTATTTTTGTCAATTTTCTTTCTCCCCCTTCACGCCCTTGCTAATTGATTTTTATATATGTATTATTATATTTTACTATTACTTTTATCCTTAAGAATCTTGTTTCATGGAGCTCCAGAAAACTAAAATAAATTCAAATGATTTCATATTTTTTGATTTTAAATTGCAGATAATCATTAATTATTAAAAAAAAAGCTTATTTAAATAATTGTATTAAATTAAAAGATATATTTATAATTTAATAGGCTAAAATCATTAACTATGGACATTGATGACATTCTGCTTTATGATGAAACTCTGTTTAAAAATATTGAGGCATTTAATCCAGATTATATTCCAGAAAATTTCATGCACCGAAAATCCCAGATGGAAGCCCTGGCAATTTGCATGCGCCCTGCCCTGCGGAAGGGAAGACCAGTAAATTCATTGGTACTCGGTTCTTGTGCCACTGGAAAAACCACAGCAATCAAAAAAATCTTTGAAATGGTTGAAAAATCATCAGATAAAGTTGTTTGTGTTTATATTAACTGCCAGATACACACAACTCGGTTTGGAATATTTTCACAGATTTATCAAAAGATATTTGGACACACACCACCAGAAACAGGAGTTCCCTTCTCAAGAATATACCAAAAAATAATGCAGCATCTTTCAAGCGAAGATAAAGCCCTTGTTGTTGCATTAGATGATATAAATTACTTATTTTACAGTAAAAATGCAAATAAAATATTTTACGATATTTTACGTGCTCATGAAGCATTTGAAGGTATTAAAACAGGTGTATTTGCTATTTTATCAGATATCGAATTCAGGTTTATGCTTGATAAAAACGTTAATTCCATATTCATTCCTCAAGAGATAATATTTAATCCTTATTCTCCAGATGAAATGAACACTATTTTAAAGGAAAGAGCAAAAATTGGTTTTTATCCTGATGTTATATCTGATGAGTTAATTATGGAAATAGCAGAATATGCAGCTTCAAGTGGAGATTTAAGAGTTGGAATTGATCTTTTAAGGATAAGTGGGAATCTTGCAGAATCTGATGCATCTAAAACCATAGAAAAAAAGCATATAGAAGAATCTCTTAAGAATACTGGCTCTATAAATCTTACATATATATTAAAATCATTGTCTGAAGATGAAAAAATGCTGTTAAATCTTATAAGAGGATATGATGGGGATTTAACTGCCGGAAACTTATACGACACATTTAATAAAATGGATAATGTTAGTTATGCGTCTTTTAACCGTATTTTAAATAAGCTTGAATTTTTAAGACTTATTGACACTAAATTTACAGGAAAGGGTGTTAAAGGTAATTCAAGAGTTATAATACTTAGATTCGAGCCAGAAGAAATCAAAAAATGCATGAATCCTATTTAAATATTCATAGGCACGTTGGAATTAGGATAAGCTGCCACGCAAAGCACGCTTATAATTAAAACCATTATGACAAGTCCTACAATAATAAATGGCTGCAAATTAATCTGTTCTAAGTTTATAATATGGGTTCTTTGTTTAAGGCTAATTGGAACATTTTTACGAGTTTTTATCATTTAAATCACTTCCTTATATAGATTCTACTTCCTAAAGCTATTTAAAGAAAGAGATAGAGAGCATGTGAAAAGTAATCAAAAAAGTGATTAAATCTAAATTACATAAATTAAAAATAAGAGATTTTAGAAATTAAAAAAGATGATAGTAAAAAGGTTATATTGACATTTAAAATAAAATTTTGTTATTTATAAAATTTTAGGTGAGGTTATGCTGTGGAAAACAATGATCTAAGCAAAAAATTCGAATTTTTTGATGTAACGGCTGATGTTGGATATAATGCTTATGGCAACAATTTAGAGAAAGCATTTGAAAATGCAGCCCTTGCAATGTTTGAAGTTATTACAGATACGTCCAAAGTAAAACCAAAAATAAAAAAAGAAATAAAAATCGAATCAGAAGACGAATATGCACTTTTATACGATTGGCTTTCAGAATTTCTGGTTATATTGGATTCTGAATTTCTTGTATTTTCAAAATTCAATGTAAAAATAGAATCAAAAGGTAATGGATATTTATTAGAAGGAACAGCATGGGGAAAAGAATTTGATACATCTATACATGAAATTAGGGCCGAAGTTAAAGCTGTTACCTATCATTTGATGGATATTAAAAAAGAAGACGGCGTTAAGGTCCGCGTTATACTGGACATATAACTAATAAATCTGGGAAATGAAGTCTATGTAAATCTATTTTAAAAAGTTTGATCAAATAGAAATATGATAACTAATTAACAGTTTAAATTATTTATTGATTCTTATTCTGTTTTTGGAGAAATGACTTATGGAAGTTGAAGGAAACTTAAAAAAAGTAAGATATTGCGTTTGGGAAATCCCCTCTAGCTATAAAAAAGAGATG is a window of Methanobacterium sp. DNA encoding:
- a CDS encoding archease; the protein is MENNDLSKKFEFFDVTADVGYNAYGNNLEKAFENAALAMFEVITDTSKVKPKIKKEIKIESEDEYALLYDWLSEFLVILDSEFLVFSKFNVKIESKGNGYLLEGTAWGKEFDTSIHEIRAEVKAVTYHLMDIKKEDGVKVRVILDI
- a CDS encoding ORC1-type DNA replication protein; protein product: MDIDDILLYDETLFKNIEAFNPDYIPENFMHRKSQMEALAICMRPALRKGRPVNSLVLGSCATGKTTAIKKIFEMVEKSSDKVVCVYINCQIHTTRFGIFSQIYQKIFGHTPPETGVPFSRIYQKIMQHLSSEDKALVVALDDINYLFYSKNANKIFYDILRAHEAFEGIKTGVFAILSDIEFRFMLDKNVNSIFIPQEIIFNPYSPDEMNTILKERAKIGFYPDVISDELIMEIAEYAASSGDLRVGIDLLRISGNLAESDASKTIEKKHIEESLKNTGSINLTYILKSLSEDEKMLLNLIRGYDGDLTAGNLYDTFNKMDNVSYASFNRILNKLEFLRLIDTKFTGKGVKGNSRVIILRFEPEEIKKCMNPI
- a CDS encoding winged helix-turn-helix transcriptional regulator: MKEDACDIEEPDEETVNEIKSKMLEEGTILKITDGFKTISDPTRLKILYALSLKDLCVCDLASLLGMSQSAISHQLRVLRDKNMVSFKKEGKMARYYIADDHVMNFIKMGVEHAQE